The Moorena producens PAL-8-15-08-1 genomic interval AATAAATTGTTATTACTTCCGATATTATTTTTTTTGACTGGTGCAAATTTCATTGAAATAAAAATAATTGAAAGTTTTAATATAGGAAGGAATATCGTGTTTTTTTTAAAAGTTATCTATTTCTGAATGTTTCATTTAACAACAAGTTTAATGACTAAAAAATAGTTAACTATTTTCTACAAATCAAAAAATTTTATGTTCCCTGTTACCTGTTCCCTGCTCCCTGTTACCTGTTCCCTGTTCCCTGTTCCCTAACATCCAAAAATTTGTACCTCACCCAATTAAAAAATGAGTAACCATGATAGAAGACGAAGAACTACGAAATATTTATAAAATTACCAGCGAAGAACGTTTGCAGAAATTGGAAATTGGTTTGCTGCATTTAGAAAAGTACCCACAGGACAACGCTACTTTGGAACAGTTGCTGCGGGAAGCTCACAGCCTCAAAGGAGACTCCAGAATAGCGGGGATAGAGAATGTAGAAACCCTTATTCATGGTGTAGAAGACATTCTTGGCAGCATCAAACGTCAACAAACAGTTTTAACCCCACAGGTTAGCGATCGCCTTTATCAAGTCATAGATGCTATGGGTCTGCTGGTATATGAAGCAGTTACTGGTTCCGCAAGTGGTGTTGATACACCCTTGATGCTTAACTACTTGATGGCAACAGTTTCACAGCCATTGCAGCCAGACCAAGAAGCTGCTCTACAAAATGGCCATGTTTCCCAACTGGCACCAACTGTTATAGAAGATGAAGACTTGCGAGATATTTATAAAATTACTAGCGAAGAACGTTTGGAGAAACTGGAAGTCGGTTTACTGCATTTAGAAAAGTACCCACAGGACAACGCTACCTTGGACAAGTTGCTGTGGGAAGCCCAAAGCCTCAAAGGAGACTCCAAAATAGCGGGGATAGAGAATGTAGAAACCCTCGCCCATGGTGTGGAAAACATTCTCGAGAGCATCAAATGTGAACAGACCTTTTTAACCCCACAGGTTAGCGATCGCATTTATCAAGCCATAGATGCCATTCGCCTCTTAGTATACGAAGCAGTTACTGGTTATCTGAGTGGGCTTGATACCGCCGAGATACTTGACCACTTGATCACAGCAGTTCCAGATGTAGGTCAAGACCATGACTCACCCCCTGATGACTCACCCCCTCAAGTAGCTCAATGTGAACCAACTGAAGCAACTATGGAGGAGTCCCCACTATTACCGACTCTACCATTGCTTCCTAACAAAACTCCTTTAATAGTAACTCCAGAGGTTTCATCGAATCTTAGTGAACCCTACCGGATTGACACCATTCGGGTTCCAACTCCCTATCTTGATGCCTTAATGACACAAACCGGGGAACTAACAGTCACCAAAATTGGTATGGCTCATGCTATGGCTGAAATTGAGGAAGTGGCAACCCTATGGGAAGAGTGGAAAGTCGTTCATTGCCAAGGGCAATACCTGGAGTCTTCATCCATAGGAACCAATTCGTATGTACAACGCCTAGAACAAAAGATTAACTCTCTAAGAAGAATAGCTCAGGAAAACACTACAAGACTAGACATCATTGCTGGGGAATTAGACGAAAAAATTCGCACCCTCCGGCTTCTCCCCCTCTTCACTGTGTTTCAGTTATTTCCCCGTATGGTAAGGGATTTAGCCAGACAACAATCAAAAGAGGTCGAATTAATCATCGAAGGAGGAGAAACCACTGCTGATAAACGCATCCTGGAAGAAATCAAAGACCCCTTGATGCACATAGTTCGCAACGCCATCGACCATGGCATTGAAACTCCCACTGAACGAGAAAAACTTGGCAAGTCTGCTGCGGCCACGATTTGGTTGAGGGGCTACCAAAAAACCAACACCATTGTTATTGAAGTAGTAGATGATGGACGAGGATTAGATATCGAGAAAATTAAGCAAACTGCTGTCCAGCGTGGACTCTGCACAAACGAAGAACTGGAACTAATGACTCCCAGACAGATTCACGCCCTGATCTTAGCTCCTGGCTTTTCAACCCGGACATTTATTACAGAAATTTCTGGCAGAGGAATCGGCTTAGATGTCCTACGCACCAAGGTTGAGCAGCTTAACGGCAATATCGAGATCGAATCAACCCCTGGTCTTGGATGCACCTTTCGCCTCCAGCTACGCACAACCCTGTCCACTGCTAATGTACTGCTGGTAGATGTTCAAGGGATTATCCATGGGCTACCGATTGAGTTTGTGGAAACGACTTTACTAGTTTCCCGGGAGCAAATATTTACGATTGAAGGTCGAGAAACCATCGCCTTAGACGGTCAAGCTATTGCTGTAGCAAACCTAGCTGATTTGCTGGAGTTGTCTAACTCGATTGGTTATACCTCTATCGCCACACTTAAGCAACAAAAAAGCGATCGGCGACCATGTATCCTGCTTAAGGTGGCAGACGAACAATTCGGATTGTTTATCGATGACCTTTTGGATACTCAAGAGGTGGTGATCAAACCTCAGAGTCAGTTATTAAAGCGGGTGCGTAATGTCAGTGGAGCAACTATTCTCGGTACAGGGGAAGTTTGCATGATTCTTAACCCTCCAGATTTGCTCACATCATTGCAATCCTATCAGCCAACCACATCCACAGTCTCAACCAAACTAAGGGAAATCGTTGAAACCACGCCAGTAATTCTCCTAGTAGATGACTCGATTACCGTTCGCACCCAAGAAAAACGGATACTAGAAAGGGCTGGGTATGAAGTAGTGACAGCTGTAGATGGATTAGATGGCTATAACAAATTAAACACCCGTCACTTTGATGCCGTAATATCTGATGTAGAAATGCCCAATCTAGACGGATTTTCCCTAACTGCTAGAATTCGTAAGCATCAAGAGTATAACGAATTACCCATAATTCTGGTAACATCTTTGGCTTCCGATGAACATAAGAAAAAAGGGGTCGAAGCGGGGGCTAATGCCTATATAAATAAAGGAAACTTTAATCAAAATTTTCTAATCGAAACGTTACAAATACTTGTTTAATAGTTAATTTTAATGTTAATAGTTAAGGTTGAAGGTTGAAGGGTGAAGGGTGAAGGGTGAAGGGTGAAGGTTGAAGGTTAGGTTAAATTTTAAATTTAAAAATAATCAATGACTATTCGAGTTTTATTAGTTGAAGATTCACCGCTTGCTATAGTAGTCCTGAAAAGGATTCTGAATTCATCAGAGCAGATTGAAGTGGTGGGAGAAGCTGGAACTGGCTTAGAAGCTTTGAACTTAATTCCCAAAGTTCAACCAGATGTCATTTGTACAGACCTCCATATGCCCCACATGAATGGTCTGGAGTTGACATCTAAAGTTATGGCGCTCTATCCTAGACCGATTCTGGTGATTAGTGTTTCGGTGCAGCAAGAGGATACTGATCAGATTTTTGAGCTTTTAGATGCAGGAGCAGTGGATATTTTTCCTAAGCCGTCCGCAGGAATGACAAGGGAAAATCAGTTGATCCAGCAGGAATTGATCAATAAGATTAAAATTCTATCTGGGGTCAAGGTCTTTACAAAAAACCGAACGTCTATACTAGGTAGACAAAAGCAGGGGAGTTCTGGGAAAGGGAAGCTTCCGGAAATTGACTACAGCACCAATCAAAATCAAATTGGTGGAGTATCACAGACAGGAAATCGTGCTGCTTTCTCTTATAATTACTCTTCTAAACCAAGAATAGTTGTGATTGGTGCATCTACAGGTGGACCCCAAGCCCTAAACGAGGTATTCACTCAGCTACCGTCGGATTTTCCTTTACCAGTAATTTGCGTCCAACACATTAGTCTTGGTTTTTTGCAGGGATTGATCGATTGGTTAGCTAGTCATTGTCCCTTGCCAGTTCAGATTGCTCAACCAGGAGATATGCCACAACCACGAAGAATTTATTTCGCACGAGAACAGCAGCATTTAGAATTGGATGCTATGGGTCGATTTATCTGTTCTGATTCAGAGCCACTGGAAGGACATCGGCCTTCTGTAACCGTCACATTTGAGTCTGTCGCCAAGTTTTATGGCAAAGCTACAGTGGGGATATTGTTGACGGGTATGGGTAGAGATGGAGCGACTGGTATGGAGACGATCGCTGAGGTTGGTGGCTTGACCATCGCTCAAGATGAAGCGACTTCCTTGGTGTTTGGCATGCCTAAAGAAGCGATCGCTCTCGGAGCAGCCAAAGAGGTTTTACCAATTGGTGCGATCGCACCAAGGCTACGGGAGTTGTGCTTATTGAAACTTGAAACTTGAAAATAACACTTGACACTTATAACCGTAGCGCTATAAATACTAGTCCCTTATAGTTTACTTCAAATAATTTTCATCTCATCCAGGCTCGCGATCGCTATATCAGCTCCCTGTAAATGGGAAGCTTCTGGCTTTCCCCAGCAAATACCAATGCAACCCGCTGCACCAGCACCCTTTGCCATCTCAATATCACCGGCTGAATCTCCAACCATTAGGGCGGAAGCAGGTTTTACCCCTAAAGATTGGCACGCTTGTAGGAACAACCTGGGATCAGGCTTACTGATTTCATAATCCACACCTTGCTGTAATTGGATATAGGGGTCTAGCTGATGTCGATGGACAAAGGCTTTTACACCAGCCGTAGAGTCTGCTGAGAGAATACCTAGCTTTACACCAGCTTCTGAGAGGAATTTAAGGACTTCTAGGCTACCGGCAAACATTGGGGAAGTTCCAGCCCCATCTGGCAAGTACTTCTCGGCTTCAACAAAGGCACTGCCAGCAATTTCCAATGACTCTAACCATCCCCGACCAGTCTCAGCAATATAAGCCGCAGCCGCAATTTCATTTTCCCGACGGCTACCCACTGCCATTAACCCGGTAGGGTCAAGGGTGTCATCTTGGACACCAAATGCCATCAGCAGGGGTTCTCCAATACCAGGGATTTGGGCATCGATTAAACGCGATCGCTTATAGGCTAGTTCTCTTAAATAAACCTGTGAATCCTCTAAGGTACCGTCTTTATCAAATATGACTGCTTCAATATTGGGGAAAGTCACCTTCCCACAACGAATGGTTACCAAGGGTTTATGCCGTTGTTCATTGTAATCAACTTCATTCTACTAGGTCGTTGTTCAAGATTCGCACCTGCCAAGTTCTTTACTCTTGTTCCGGAACAGGGCGATAAATACAGATTAGCCATTAGCCTTAGCTAACGGCTAATTCTTGTGGCTGCACGCACCTAGTTGTTACTCGTCGATGGCAGCTGCTACAAACTCTCCCTCTGGCACTGCGTCTTCTTGAGGCTCTGGGGACTCTTGGGACTCTTGGGGCTCTGGGGACTCTTGAGCCTGAACAGGCTCTGGGGACTCTTGAGCCTGAACAGGCTCTGGGGACTCTTGAGCCTGAACAGGCTCTGGGGACTCTTGAGCCTGAACCTGCTCTTGGGGCTCTGGGGACTCTTGGGGCTCTTGGGGCTCTGGGGACTCTTGAGCCTGAACCTGCTCTTGGGGCTCTTGAGCCTGAACAGGCTCTTGGGGCTCTTGAGCCTGAACAGGCTCTTGGGGCTCTGGGGACTCTTGTGGCTCTGGGGACTCTTGTTGAGTCATACTTTCTGGAGTTATACCTTGCTGTTGTGCTAGCATTTTCTCCCGGTACTTCTGAGCCATTTCTTCTGCCTTCTCGAAGACCACTTCCCGGTTGTTAATCATATCTCCCGGTTCTGGCTCTAACTGCTTTGTTGACAGAGAAATCCGACCTCGGTCAGCATCCAAGTCAATGATCATCACTTTTAGTTCATCATTGACATTAAACACACTATGAGGCGTATCAATATGATCATGGGAAATTTCGGAAATGTGCAGCAATCCGCTGACCCCGCCAATATCAATGAATGCACCGTAAGGTTTGATTCCTCGTACTGAGCCAATCACCACCTCTCCGACTTCTAGGCGGTTCATCTTGCGCTCGACTAGAGCACGACGGTGGGATAGTACCAGACGATTACGGTCTTCATCTACCTCCAGAAATTTTAGGGGCAGTTCTTGGGCCACCAAATCTTCCTTGGCTGCCCGAGTGCTAATATGAGAACCAGGAATAAAACCGCGCAACCCTTCAATACGTACCAACGCTCCACCACGGTTAGTGGCGAATACCAGAGAACGCACCGTAGCATCCTCCGCTTGTAATTGGCGCACTCGCTCCCACGCTCGCATATACTCAATGCGACGGATAGAGAGAGTCAACTGTCCATCTTCATTTTCATCGGTCAGGATGAAAAATTCCCGTGTTTCGTTGGATTGTAAAACCTCATCAGGATTATCAACTCGATTTATTGACATTTCCTGAATCGGAATATAGGCGGCGGTTTTCGCACCAATGTCAATCAGAGCGCCCCTCGGCTCTAGACTGAATACCGTACCCGGAACTATATCCCCTGGGCTAAAATGATAATCATACTTATCCAGAAGGGCAGCAAAATCTTCGTGAGTGAATCCTATATCTGTAGTTTTTGTTTTCTGACTGAGCATGTGCGTTGTTTGTCCTAGTTTGATTTGGTTTTAATGACTATGCCTCCTGTTGATGTACAAGCACGTCAGCATTGTGCTGTTTACACCGACATTGCGTTGTCCTACTTGTGACATCTCCCACACCTGTTGGGGGGTCGGGGGTAGGTGTGGGCTTCTCGCCAACCCCAGCTATCGCCATTTCCTTAAGGAAACCGATCCGCATTCGGGTACTCGACAAGCTTTACTATTGACGGGATGCCCCACCGCCAAGTTTCTGAATCTTATCTGATTTTAATTGCTCTATTGCAATCAGGTTTTCGGTCTACTCTCAATAACCAAGGGCATTTTCGGCTTTGGTTATCAAATAGACATAAATTCACCCCAATTTATATCTATTATAATTTATTAGACAAAACCTGAACTGAGCTCTGCGTCCAAAAGTCCCCCACTGGCTTCGCCCACAGGACGACACTTGCGCCTTTGGTAGAGGCTAGTGGGCTAATCTCGAACTGATCAGCTCATTTAATAAGATTTAATTAAGACCAGAAATCCTATTATAACCTAATCGAGATTTTGTTATTAGTATCTTTACCGAACTTTCCAGGGTATTGTGCTACCTCCTATATCCCCCTATGGGGGATGTTAGCCTAATAAATGCCAGGGGTACATTCTGCACCCAAGACAAGGCAGGGATACCCCAGCAATCGACGTTTAGCCAGTAGGAATACCCAGTGGTTGCCACTCCAGAAAAATCTCAATCAGTCAAACCTTCCCCAAGCCATGGTCACGAACGAGTTGCGGTTTTACTCATGGGTTATGGAGAAGTCGAAAGCTACGAAGACTTCGCCAACTACAACGAACAAGCCTTAAACTTGCTCACTGCCAAATTTGCCCCAGTCCCCAACTGGATCTATCCACCCTTAGCCAAAATTTTGGCAATGTTTGATTTCCACGAGTGGGGGCACCAGCATGACAACTTTATTTCACCCCACAACAAGATTTTTGAACAGCAACGGGCAGGCATTGAAAAACAACTGCAAGCTAAATGGGGCGATCAGGTCAAGGTATTCAAAGCCTTTAACTTCTGCGCTCCCTTTTTGCCAGAACAAGTCCTCAGTGAAATTAAGGAGCAAGGGTTCCAAAAACTGCTGATCTATCCCCTGCTAGTGGTGGATTCCATCTTTACTAGCGGCATTGCGGTGGAACAAGTCAATAAAGCCCTCGAGAAATTAGAGGATAAAGATCAACACTGGGTTCAGGGATTGCGTTACATCCCGTCTTTCTATAACGAACCAGAGTACATTAATCTAACTGCTCAATTGGTGGAAGAGAAAATTACTACCGATTTAGCTCAAGCTTATCTGCCCTCCCAAATTGGCATTGTCCTGATGAACCATGGCTGTCCCCATGAAGCTAAAGGATTTGTGTCTGGGATTGACGAAAGTCAGGCACTGTATGAGGCAGTACGGGAAAAGTTGATGTATAAGTATCCCCTAATCTCTGTGGGCTGGCTTAACCACCAAACTCCCTTAATTAAGTGGACTCAGCCTCACACGGAGTTAGCAGCCCAGAACCTGATTAACTTAGGGGCTAAGGCGATTGTGTTTATGCCGATTGGCTTTGCCACAGAGAATCACGAAACCCTCTTAGATGTGCATCACATTGTCCACGCTCTAAAGCGTCGTAACTCAGAGGTTACCTACGTAGAGATGCCCTGTGTTAATGATCATCCAGAATTCTTAGAGATGGCAGCGCAATGGGCTAATCCTCAAATTGAGGTACTACTATCAGAAAATGCTCTATCTATCAACCCCCAGTTGGCAGCTGTGCAGGCATCAGAGCACCATCATCACCATCACCATCACCACTGATTCACCAGAGCATTTTAGTAGGTTGCTTTATATTAGGTTGCTTTATATATAGCACCTTCTTGCACCTCCTCCGTTCTCCTCCGACTGTTCTCCCTCTTCTCCTGTTCTAGGAAAGATGTCACAGAATAGAACTGTAGGCTGGGAATCAATGAAACTTGTCCAATCATAGGAAAGCCTAGCTGATCCCAGCCCCATAAAGTGCCGAGTGACAGGATAACAGGATAACAATTATGGATAATAACGACTGGCTCAAGCAGTTATTGTTGGTTGGGGTTGGCACAACCTCAATGGTTGCCGAAAAACTGCGAGAGGTAAGTGATGAATGGGTTAAAGATGGTAAAATCAACTCCGACCAAGCTACCGCTTTTGTGGATGATCTGATGAATCAGATCAAGTCAGAGCAGGGTAACTTTGAGAGCAACATGGAACGGCAGTTGCGCAATATGTTGCAGGATTTAGGGGTTCCTCGCCAATCAGAAATGGATGAATTGCGAGGTCGTATTGACCGTCTGGAGCGTCAGGTGCGGGATTTAGAAAATAAGCTCTGGCGTTGATAATCAATTAGGAGAACAGATTTTGAAACAAATTCTGATCAGCATAGGCGTTATAGTAGCCTTTGGGTTGCTTTTGGTTGTGGCTCAAGTGGGTATGGGTAAAAAATCGACCACTGCTGGAGAAATTACCAACACTCAGCTGGAAGTAGTGACAACAGCTAACAGTGCTAACCCAGATGTTAATGATAAACAAGATTTAGCTATGGATTCTAGTTCAGAAAGCGGAAGCAATTTGGATGAGGCGGTTACAACACCGTCGGGCTTGAAGTACATTGACCTAGTTGAGGGTGAGGGAGCAACCCCTGAGAAGGGACAGACGGTAGTGGTTCACTACACTGGTACCCTGGAGGATGGCAGCAAGTTCGATAGTTCTCGCGATCGCAATCGTCCTTTTTCCTTCAAAATCGGTATAGGACAGGTGATTAAAGGCTGGGATGAAGGGGTTGCTTCTATGAAGGTTGGTGGTCGTCGTCAGCTGATCATTCCCCCAGACTTGGGTTATGGTGCCCGTGGCGCGGGTGGGGTGATTCCGCCTAATGCTACGTTGATTTTTGATGTGGAATTGTTGAAAATTAGCTAGTAAATTAAATTAGATTGATTAACTTATTCAGCGATGAACTGAATACCTGCTCCCAGTTAGTGACTTCTTGCTAATTGGGAGTTTTAGTCAGCAGAGGACAACTTGTTGAACTATTTGTTAATCCTGTCGAAAGGAGTTTCAACCTGGTGATTATCGAGTATGTTCGGTGACTTTGGATGTAGAATGAATATTCGTAACATTTGTCCTGATGATTACCAACAAATAATTACCATTATAGATGAATGGTGGGGTGGACGAAAAATGAGTGATATGCTTCCAAAGCTCTTTTTCGTGCATTTTTGTGAAACAAGTTTTATTGCAGAAACTGATCAAGAAATAACTGGATTTTTAATTGGTTTTCTATCACAGACATATTCGGATGAGGCATATATTCATTTTTTAGGTGTCCATCCTAAATTTATAAAACAAGGTATTGGTCGTCTCCTATACGAACAGTTTTAAAAAACTGTTCGGAAGTTTGGTCGTATCCGAGTAAGATGTGTTACCTCTGAGATTAATAAAAATTCGATTGCTTATCATTTGCGGATGGGATTTAAAATCGAATCCAGTGATTGCAAATACAACAGTATTTCCTACTCTCCAAACTATGATGGTTCAGGGAAAAATCGTGTCCTATTTGTGAAACAGTTGTAACTACGGTAGTTCACACTCTTTGATTTGCCATATTCAGGAACTTAGTTAACCCAGGTTTAAAGATAAGTTTCACCGTTCCTGTCGGACCATTACGATTTTTAACAATGATGACTTCTGCGGTATCTCCATCTGGTGAATCTGGGTTATAATAA includes:
- a CDS encoding hybrid sensor histidine kinase/response regulator, which produces MIEDEELRNIYKITSEERLQKLEIGLLHLEKYPQDNATLEQLLREAHSLKGDSRIAGIENVETLIHGVEDILGSIKRQQTVLTPQVSDRLYQVIDAMGLLVYEAVTGSASGVDTPLMLNYLMATVSQPLQPDQEAALQNGHVSQLAPTVIEDEDLRDIYKITSEERLEKLEVGLLHLEKYPQDNATLDKLLWEAQSLKGDSKIAGIENVETLAHGVENILESIKCEQTFLTPQVSDRIYQAIDAIRLLVYEAVTGYLSGLDTAEILDHLITAVPDVGQDHDSPPDDSPPQVAQCEPTEATMEESPLLPTLPLLPNKTPLIVTPEVSSNLSEPYRIDTIRVPTPYLDALMTQTGELTVTKIGMAHAMAEIEEVATLWEEWKVVHCQGQYLESSSIGTNSYVQRLEQKINSLRRIAQENTTRLDIIAGELDEKIRTLRLLPLFTVFQLFPRMVRDLARQQSKEVELIIEGGETTADKRILEEIKDPLMHIVRNAIDHGIETPTEREKLGKSAAATIWLRGYQKTNTIVIEVVDDGRGLDIEKIKQTAVQRGLCTNEELELMTPRQIHALILAPGFSTRTFITEISGRGIGLDVLRTKVEQLNGNIEIESTPGLGCTFRLQLRTTLSTANVLLVDVQGIIHGLPIEFVETTLLVSREQIFTIEGRETIALDGQAIAVANLADLLELSNSIGYTSIATLKQQKSDRRPCILLKVADEQFGLFIDDLLDTQEVVIKPQSQLLKRVRNVSGATILGTGEVCMILNPPDLLTSLQSYQPTTSTVSTKLREIVETTPVILLVDDSITVRTQEKRILERAGYEVVTAVDGLDGYNKLNTRHFDAVISDVEMPNLDGFSLTARIRKHQEYNELPIILVTSLASDEHKKKGVEAGANAYINKGNFNQNFLIETLQILV
- the cheB gene encoding chemotaxis-specific protein-glutamate methyltransferase CheB is translated as MTIRVLLVEDSPLAIVVLKRILNSSEQIEVVGEAGTGLEALNLIPKVQPDVICTDLHMPHMNGLELTSKVMALYPRPILVISVSVQQEDTDQIFELLDAGAVDIFPKPSAGMTRENQLIQQELINKIKILSGVKVFTKNRTSILGRQKQGSSGKGKLPEIDYSTNQNQIGGVSQTGNRAAFSYNYSSKPRIVVIGASTGGPQALNEVFTQLPSDFPLPVICVQHISLGFLQGLIDWLASHCPLPVQIAQPGDMPQPRRIYFAREQQHLELDAMGRFICSDSEPLEGHRPSVTVTFESVAKFYGKATVGILLTGMGRDGATGMETIAEVGGLTIAQDEATSLVFGMPKEAIALGAAKEVLPIGAIAPRLRELCLLKLET
- a CDS encoding HAD family hydrolase, which encodes MVTIRCGKVTFPNIEAVIFDKDGTLEDSQVYLRELAYKRSRLIDAQIPGIGEPLLMAFGVQDDTLDPTGLMAVGSRRENEIAAAAYIAETGRGWLESLEIAGSAFVEAEKYLPDGAGTSPMFAGSLEVLKFLSEAGVKLGILSADSTAGVKAFVHRHQLDPYIQLQQGVDYEISKPDPRLFLQACQSLGVKPASALMVGDSAGDIEMAKGAGAAGCIGICWGKPEASHLQGADIAIASLDEMKII
- a CDS encoding 30S ribosomal protein S1, whose amino-acid sequence is MLSQKTKTTDIGFTHEDFAALLDKYDYHFSPGDIVPGTVFSLEPRGALIDIGAKTAAYIPIQEMSINRVDNPDEVLQSNETREFFILTDENEDGQLTLSIRRIEYMRAWERVRQLQAEDATVRSLVFATNRGGALVRIEGLRGFIPGSHISTRAAKEDLVAQELPLKFLEVDEDRNRLVLSHRRALVERKMNRLEVGEVVIGSVRGIKPYGAFIDIGGVSGLLHISEISHDHIDTPHSVFNVNDELKVMIIDLDADRGRISLSTKQLEPEPGDMINNREVVFEKAEEMAQKYREKMLAQQQGITPESMTQQESPEPQESPEPQEPVQAQEPQEPVQAQEPQEQVQAQESPEPQEPQESPEPQEQVQAQESPEPVQAQESPEPVQAQESPEPVQAQESPEPQESQESPEPQEDAVPEGEFVAAAIDE
- a CDS encoding ferrochelatase yields the protein MVATPEKSQSVKPSPSHGHERVAVLLMGYGEVESYEDFANYNEQALNLLTAKFAPVPNWIYPPLAKILAMFDFHEWGHQHDNFISPHNKIFEQQRAGIEKQLQAKWGDQVKVFKAFNFCAPFLPEQVLSEIKEQGFQKLLIYPLLVVDSIFTSGIAVEQVNKALEKLEDKDQHWVQGLRYIPSFYNEPEYINLTAQLVEEKITTDLAQAYLPSQIGIVLMNHGCPHEAKGFVSGIDESQALYEAVREKLMYKYPLISVGWLNHQTPLIKWTQPHTELAAQNLINLGAKAIVFMPIGFATENHETLLDVHHIVHALKRRNSEVTYVEMPCVNDHPEFLEMAAQWANPQIEVLLSENALSINPQLAAVQASEHHHHHHHHH
- a CDS encoding phasin family protein → MDNNDWLKQLLLVGVGTTSMVAEKLREVSDEWVKDGKINSDQATAFVDDLMNQIKSEQGNFESNMERQLRNMLQDLGVPRQSEMDELRGRIDRLERQVRDLENKLWR
- a CDS encoding FKBP-type peptidyl-prolyl cis-trans isomerase, with product MKQILISIGVIVAFGLLLVVAQVGMGKKSTTAGEITNTQLEVVTTANSANPDVNDKQDLAMDSSSESGSNLDEAVTTPSGLKYIDLVEGEGATPEKGQTVVVHYTGTLEDGSKFDSSRDRNRPFSFKIGIGQVIKGWDEGVASMKVGGRRQLIIPPDLGYGARGAGGVIPPNATLIFDVELLKIS
- a CDS encoding GNAT family N-acetyltransferase; translation: MNIRNICPDDYQQIITIIDEWWGGRKMSDMLPKLFFVHFCETSFIAETDQEITGFLIGFLSQTYSDEAYIHFLGVHPKFIKQGIGRLLYEQF